The Holophagales bacterium genome includes a region encoding these proteins:
- a CDS encoding acyl-CoA thioesterase, giving the protein MIDGRSPAIRVTLMPKDTNAHGTIFGGVLLSYIDLAGAVAARAHCDYMVTVKMTEVVFHEPVFVGDLVSFYCEVTRIGRTSVTIKVTVEAQRARNPGAAVKVTEAEVVYVNVDEERRPTPITRRLSRPDPGA; this is encoded by the coding sequence ATGATCGACGGTCGCAGCCCCGCCATCCGGGTCACCCTCATGCCGAAGGACACGAACGCCCACGGCACGATCTTCGGCGGCGTCCTGCTCTCGTACATCGACCTCGCCGGCGCCGTGGCCGCCCGCGCCCATTGCGACTACATGGTCACGGTGAAGATGACGGAGGTCGTCTTCCACGAGCCGGTCTTCGTCGGCGACCTCGTCTCGTTCTATTGCGAGGTGACGCGCATCGGCAGGACGTCGGTCACGATCAAGGTCACCGTCGAGGCGCAGCGCGCGCGGAACCCGGGCGCCGCGGTAAAGGTGACGGAGGCCGAGGTCGTCTACGTGAACGTCGACGAGGAACGCCGGCCGACGCCGATCACGCGGAGACTCTCGCGACCCGATCCCGGCGCGTAG
- the arfB gene encoding aminoacyl-tRNA hydrolase, whose product MPDPIDIVSGVRIPAAALEARGVRSGGPGGQNVNKVASKAELVVDLALVEGLDEGARGRLAALAEGRRDAEGRLRVTAGESRDFHRNLETAREKVRALVTRALVVPKRRRATRPSAGSRERRIESKKRDAKVKKTRTAPHREE is encoded by the coding sequence ATGCCCGACCCCATCGACATCGTTTCCGGAGTGAGGATTCCCGCCGCCGCACTCGAGGCGCGGGGCGTCCGCTCGGGTGGTCCCGGCGGCCAGAACGTCAACAAGGTCGCGTCGAAGGCCGAGCTCGTCGTCGACCTCGCTCTCGTCGAAGGCCTCGACGAGGGTGCGCGAGGCCGCCTCGCGGCGCTGGCCGAAGGGCGCCGCGACGCGGAAGGGCGCCTGCGTGTGACGGCGGGGGAGAGCCGGGACTTTCACCGGAACCTCGAGACGGCGCGGGAGAAGGTGCGTGCCCTCGTCACCAGGGCGCTCGTCGTTCCGAAGCGGCGCCGTGCCACGCGGCCTTCGGCCGGGTCGCGCGAGCGGCGGATCGAATCGAAGAAGCGGGACGCGAAGGTGAAGAAGACTCGCACGGCGCCACACCGCGAGGAGTGA
- a CDS encoding DUF4118 domain-containing protein, whose protein sequence is MGNIAEDLRQYTRWLPAAVADLAVALLAVGGSTALVRLIELNSTTAGLVLLVVVLGIALARGLRAAVIGAFAATLAFNFFFLPPLHTFTIAEPANWVALFCFLIVAVVVSRLVLQAREQAADALRRRREIEVLYDLSVDLFTTTNRVGVLGEAAARALRSVGAGGGGLLENAEGSNRPTVVSWSGRDLAPEHERLVQVVLDRGEVAEVPAPGGARDVYFPLLVGGKASGVLVVLETQAGRTVLDPVARLVALAIERERFLLENAHLEALRQSESLKTSLLRAVSHDLRSPLTAIGLSIESLRRRLAGQAEARTALDDLARESGRLARRIDNLLALARLEAGRSVPHAEPTPPADLFRAAREGLSLVLVAHPVHVSIAADCPDAFADPSLVVEVLVNLVENAARAAPDGTAVELAAARHPVEPSLVRLEVADRGPGFVPEALPGAEGELADGGRRGLGLEIARGLAVANGGHLSLHPRPGGGTIARVDLPAAPPVEGMET, encoded by the coding sequence GTGGGAAACATCGCCGAGGACCTGCGACAGTACACCCGGTGGCTCCCTGCAGCCGTCGCGGATCTTGCCGTGGCGCTCCTTGCGGTGGGTGGATCCACGGCCCTCGTCAGGCTGATCGAACTGAACTCGACGACGGCCGGCCTGGTCCTCCTGGTGGTCGTCCTCGGCATCGCCCTCGCGCGAGGGCTGCGCGCCGCGGTGATCGGCGCCTTCGCCGCGACGCTCGCCTTCAACTTCTTCTTCCTGCCGCCCCTTCACACTTTCACGATCGCCGAGCCCGCGAACTGGGTCGCGCTCTTCTGCTTCCTGATCGTGGCGGTCGTCGTGAGCCGGCTCGTCCTCCAGGCGCGCGAGCAGGCCGCCGACGCCCTGCGGCGACGCCGGGAGATCGAGGTTCTCTACGACCTCTCGGTCGACCTCTTCACCACCACGAATCGCGTCGGCGTCCTCGGCGAGGCCGCCGCGAGGGCCCTTCGCTCCGTCGGCGCAGGCGGCGGCGGGCTTCTCGAGAACGCCGAGGGAAGCAATCGTCCGACGGTCGTCTCCTGGTCCGGACGCGACCTGGCTCCCGAGCACGAACGCCTCGTCCAGGTCGTCCTCGACCGGGGAGAGGTCGCGGAAGTGCCGGCGCCGGGCGGCGCACGCGACGTCTACTTCCCGCTCCTCGTCGGCGGGAAAGCCAGCGGCGTCCTCGTCGTGCTCGAGACGCAGGCGGGCCGGACCGTGCTCGACCCGGTCGCCCGGCTCGTCGCCCTCGCCATCGAGCGGGAACGCTTCCTCTTGGAGAACGCTCACCTCGAGGCCCTCCGCCAGAGCGAGAGCCTGAAGACTTCCCTCCTGCGCGCCGTCTCGCACGACCTGCGGAGCCCCCTCACGGCGATCGGCCTCTCGATCGAGAGCCTCCGGCGGCGGCTCGCAGGGCAGGCCGAAGCCCGGACGGCGCTCGACGACCTCGCGCGAGAGAGCGGCCGGCTCGCCCGCCGGATCGACAACCTCCTCGCCCTCGCCCGCCTGGAAGCGGGCCGGAGCGTCCCCCACGCGGAGCCGACCCCCCCGGCGGACCTCTTCCGGGCGGCGAGGGAAGGGCTCTCTCTCGTGCTCGTCGCGCACCCCGTGCACGTGTCGATCGCGGCCGACTGCCCCGACGCTTTCGCCGACCCGTCGCTCGTCGTCGAGGTCCTCGTCAACCTCGTCGAGAACGCGGCCCGAGCCGCGCCCGACGGGACGGCCGTCGAGCTGGCGGCGGCCCGCCACCCGGTCGAGCCCAGCCTCGTCCGTCTCGAGGTCGCCGACAGGGGCCCCGGCTTCGTCCCGGAAGCCCTTCCCGGAGCGGAAGGGGAACTCGCCGACGGCGGTCGCAGGGGTCTGGGCCTCGAGATCGCGCGCGGCCTCGCCGTCGCGAACGGCGGCCACCTGTCGTTGCATCCGCGACCCGGCGGCGGGACGATCGCCCGGGTGGACCTGCCCGCCGCCCCGCCTGTCGAAGGGATGGAGACGTGA
- a CDS encoding response regulator transcription factor, with translation MIRTSACVLVVEDDPTIRRGLAAELTEAGYEVLEAPEGRQGLALFEQGAPDLVLTDLAMPVADGFELIRGIRRSGATPIVVLSVRGADVDKIRALDLGADDFVTKPFSVPELLARLRAQLRRSGVVPARTVLEFDGLSIDLERRRVVQERREVKLTPTEFAILELLATNAGKPITTARIIARVWRGAPGTTVDVVRVHVGTMRKKLEPDPATPRYVVTEPWVGYRFVAEPLPD, from the coding sequence GTGATCCGGACGAGCGCCTGTGTCCTCGTCGTCGAGGACGACCCCACGATCCGCAGGGGTCTCGCCGCAGAGCTGACCGAAGCGGGCTACGAGGTCCTCGAGGCGCCGGAGGGCCGCCAGGGGCTCGCGCTCTTCGAACAGGGGGCGCCGGACCTCGTCCTCACCGACCTCGCCATGCCCGTCGCCGACGGTTTCGAGCTGATCCGCGGGATCCGCAGGTCGGGTGCGACACCGATCGTCGTCCTCTCCGTCCGCGGCGCGGACGTCGACAAGATCCGGGCCCTCGACCTCGGCGCGGACGACTTCGTCACGAAGCCGTTCTCAGTCCCGGAGCTCCTCGCGCGCCTGCGCGCCCAGCTCCGACGGAGCGGCGTCGTCCCGGCCCGGACCGTCCTCGAGTTCGACGGCCTCTCGATCGACCTCGAACGGCGGCGCGTCGTCCAGGAGAGGCGCGAGGTGAAGCTGACGCCGACGGAGTTCGCCATCCTCGAGCTCCTCGCGACGAACGCCGGGAAGCCCATCACGACGGCCCGGATCATCGCCCGCGTCTGGAGGGGGGCGCCGGGAACGACGGTCGACGTCGTCCGCGTCCACGTCGGCACCATGCGAAAGAAGCTCGAGCCCGACCCGGCCACGCCGCGCTACGTCGTCACGGAGCCGTGGGTCGGCTACAGGTTCGTCGCCGAGCCGCTCCCGGACTGA
- a CDS encoding APC family permease: MSILQAARRLVIGKSRDPLDPRVFHHLSLAAFLAWVGLGADGLSSSCYGPEEAFITLGEHSHLAVFLAIAMMVTIAVISASYAQIISLFPSGGGGYLVATSLLGKGAGVVSGSALVVDYAMTIAMQVAASVAALCSLAPRVVTQKEQLVLALILVTFLIVLNLRGVKESVLVLVPIFLLFLVTHVLLIAFGIGSHASAMPEVVSATARETRETWTALGAFGTLALLLRAFSMGGGTYTGIEAISNGLQILKEPRVQTGRRTMLYMAVSLSLTAGGLILCYLLAGVHRAPGRTLNAVLTEKLATEALGPGSLSGGFLLLTLVAEGALLFVGAQAGFLDGPRVLSNMAIDSWVPHRFSLLSDRLVTQNGILVMGGAAVGILLYTGGSIDVIVIMYSINVFLTFSLSQLGMCVHWWKVRREDPAWKRHLAINGLGLSLTATLLAATVLMKFRAGGWVTVLITGSVVGLCVLVRRHYSSLRLLLKRTDDVLTTLRPPKPRDTGSFPRIEPPKRGTPTAVFLVSGFNGLGMHSFLNVQRYFPGYFKHCIFLSVGVVDSASFKGTRELENLRKETERDLVRYVEFARGNGLAAEHHLSVGTDLLDELVDLCLKVKGDWDRPIFFMSKLVFPQENALNRLLHNQTPFALQRRLQMEGMHSVIMPIQSEV; encoded by the coding sequence ATGTCGATCCTCCAGGCCGCGCGGCGACTCGTCATCGGAAAGAGCCGCGACCCCCTCGACCCCAGGGTTTTCCACCACCTCTCGCTCGCCGCTTTCCTCGCCTGGGTCGGGCTCGGGGCGGACGGGCTCTCCTCGTCCTGCTACGGCCCGGAAGAGGCGTTCATCACCCTGGGGGAGCACAGCCACCTCGCGGTGTTCCTCGCGATCGCCATGATGGTGACGATCGCCGTCATCTCCGCCTCGTACGCCCAGATCATTTCCCTGTTCCCTTCCGGCGGCGGCGGCTACCTCGTCGCGACGAGCCTCCTCGGGAAGGGGGCGGGCGTCGTGTCGGGCTCGGCCCTCGTCGTCGACTACGCGATGACGATCGCGATGCAGGTGGCGGCCTCGGTCGCGGCGCTCTGCTCCCTCGCGCCGAGGGTCGTGACCCAGAAGGAGCAGCTCGTCCTCGCGCTGATCCTCGTCACCTTCCTCATCGTCCTGAACCTTCGAGGGGTGAAGGAATCCGTCCTCGTACTGGTTCCCATCTTTCTCCTCTTCCTGGTGACGCACGTCCTCCTCATCGCCTTCGGAATCGGCAGCCACGCCTCGGCGATGCCCGAGGTCGTGTCGGCGACGGCCCGGGAGACCCGCGAGACGTGGACGGCGCTCGGGGCCTTCGGAACGCTTGCCCTCCTCCTCCGGGCCTTCTCGATGGGCGGCGGAACCTACACGGGAATCGAGGCGATCTCGAACGGGCTCCAGATCCTGAAGGAGCCGCGCGTCCAGACGGGGCGCCGGACGATGCTCTACATGGCGGTCTCGCTCTCCCTCACGGCGGGAGGATTGATCCTCTGCTACCTCCTGGCCGGAGTGCATCGGGCCCCGGGCCGGACGCTCAACGCGGTCCTGACGGAGAAGCTGGCGACCGAAGCTCTCGGGCCGGGCTCACTTTCCGGCGGCTTTCTGCTGTTGACGCTCGTCGCCGAGGGAGCGCTCCTCTTCGTCGGGGCCCAGGCCGGGTTCCTCGACGGGCCCCGCGTCCTGTCGAACATGGCGATCGACTCCTGGGTCCCGCACCGGTTCAGCCTGCTCTCGGACCGGCTCGTGACGCAGAACGGGATCCTGGTCATGGGGGGAGCCGCGGTCGGGATACTGCTCTACACGGGCGGGTCGATCGACGTGATCGTGATCATGTACTCGATCAACGTCTTCCTGACCTTCAGCCTCTCCCAGCTCGGCATGTGCGTCCACTGGTGGAAGGTGAGGCGCGAGGACCCGGCGTGGAAGCGTCACCTCGCGATCAACGGCCTCGGCCTCTCGCTCACGGCCACGCTCCTGGCGGCCACCGTGCTGATGAAGTTCCGGGCGGGAGGCTGGGTCACGGTCCTGATCACGGGTTCCGTCGTGGGGCTCTGCGTTCTCGTTCGGAGGCACTACAGCTCGCTCCGGCTTCTGCTGAAGCGGACGGACGACGTCCTGACGACCCTCCGTCCGCCGAAGCCGCGCGACACCGGCTCGTTCCCGAGGATCGAGCCGCCGAAACGCGGAACGCCGACGGCCGTCTTTCTCGTCTCCGGTTTCAACGGCCTCGGGATGCACTCCTTCCTGAACGTCCAGCGCTACTTCCCGGGCTACTTCAAGCACTGCATCTTCCTGTCGGTCGGCGTCGTCGATTCGGCCAGCTTCAAGGGGACGCGCGAGCTCGAGAACCTCCGGAAGGAGACCGAGAGGGATCTCGTCCGCTACGTCGAGTTCGCGCGCGGCAACGGCCTGGCCGCGGAGCACCATCTCTCCGTCGGCACGGACCTCCTCGACGAGCTCGTCGACCTCTGCCTGAAGGTCAAGGGCGACTGGGACCGGCCGATCTTCTTCATGTCGAAGCTCGTCTTTCCCCAGGAAAACGCCCTGAACCGGCTCCTGCACAACCAGACGCCGTTCGCGCTGCAACGGCGCCTCCAGATGGAGGGAATGCACTCGGTAATCATGCCGATCCAGTCGGAGGTCTGA
- a CDS encoding potassium-transporting ATPase subunit F, producing the protein MSAESALGLVLSALALAYLLFALLRPEKL; encoded by the coding sequence ATGAGCGCTGAGTCTGCCCTCGGTCTCGTCCTGTCGGCGCTGGCGCTCGCCTACCTCCTATTTGCCCTGCTGAGGCCGGAGAAGCTCTGA
- the kdpA gene encoding potassium-transporting ATPase subunit KdpA, whose translation MTTLAFLKIAVYFLLVLAVTKPLGLYMRRVFSGEKTFLDPALGPLERLVYRLGGVEARKEQDWKAYASSLLVFSVLGVLGVYAVERLQGLLPLNPDRLPAVPPALAWNTAVSFVTNTNWQAYTGETTMSHLTQMAALALQNFLSAATGIAIAVAVIRGIARAEAKTIGNFWVDLTRSTLWVLLPISLVAAIALMSQGVVQTFSASAGVTTLDGATQTIPLGPVASQEAIKELGTNGGGFFNANSSHPYENPTPATNLLEMLLIFAIPAGLTYTLGSMTGKLRHGWAVFGAMSLLFLAGAGVTAWAETRGNPIHHAAGVDAAAGNMEGKEVRFGPGDTALFATITTAASCGAVNGMHDSFTPLGGLVPLVNIQLGEVIFGGVGAGLYGVFVFVVLSVFIAGLMVGRTPEYLGKKIEGAEVKLAMLAVLVLTFCILVGTAAAVTTKTGLSSLANAGPHGLSEALYAFTSAAGNNGSAFAGLNANTDFFNALLGVSMFFGRFLMIVPILGMAGSLAAKKRQAESAGTFPVDGPLFTLLLAGVILVVGALTFFPVLSLGPVVEHLLMAAGRTF comes from the coding sequence GTGACGACACTCGCGTTCCTCAAGATCGCGGTTTACTTCCTCCTCGTCCTCGCCGTGACGAAGCCCCTCGGCCTCTACATGCGCCGGGTTTTCTCCGGCGAGAAGACGTTTCTCGACCCCGCTCTCGGTCCCCTGGAGCGTCTCGTCTACCGCCTGGGCGGCGTCGAGGCGAGGAAGGAGCAGGACTGGAAGGCGTACGCCTCCTCCCTGCTCGTCTTCTCCGTCCTCGGCGTCCTCGGCGTCTACGCCGTCGAGCGGCTTCAGGGTCTCCTGCCGCTGAACCCCGACCGCCTCCCCGCCGTGCCGCCCGCCCTCGCCTGGAACACGGCGGTGTCGTTCGTCACGAACACGAACTGGCAGGCCTACACGGGCGAGACGACGATGTCGCACCTGACCCAGATGGCGGCGCTCGCCCTTCAGAACTTTCTCTCGGCCGCCACCGGCATCGCAATCGCGGTCGCCGTGATCCGGGGGATCGCCCGCGCCGAGGCGAAGACGATTGGGAACTTCTGGGTCGACCTGACGCGTTCGACCCTCTGGGTCCTCCTTCCCATCTCGCTCGTCGCCGCGATCGCCCTGATGTCTCAGGGCGTCGTCCAGACCTTCTCGGCTTCGGCGGGGGTCACGACGCTCGACGGCGCGACGCAGACGATCCCGCTCGGCCCGGTCGCCTCCCAGGAGGCGATCAAGGAGCTCGGGACGAACGGCGGCGGCTTCTTCAACGCCAACTCCTCACACCCGTACGAGAACCCGACGCCCGCGACGAACCTGCTCGAGATGCTCCTCATCTTCGCCATCCCGGCTGGCCTGACCTACACGTTGGGATCCATGACCGGAAAGCTCCGGCACGGATGGGCGGTCTTCGGGGCCATGAGCCTTCTGTTCCTCGCCGGCGCGGGCGTCACGGCCTGGGCCGAGACGCGGGGCAACCCGATCCATCACGCCGCCGGGGTCGACGCCGCGGCCGGGAACATGGAGGGCAAGGAGGTCCGCTTCGGACCGGGCGACACCGCCCTCTTCGCCACGATCACGACGGCCGCATCGTGCGGCGCCGTGAACGGGATGCATGATTCCTTCACACCCCTCGGCGGCCTCGTCCCGCTCGTCAACATCCAGCTCGGCGAGGTGATATTCGGCGGCGTCGGCGCGGGCCTCTACGGCGTCTTCGTCTTCGTCGTCCTCTCGGTCTTCATTGCCGGGCTGATGGTGGGCCGGACGCCCGAGTACCTCGGCAAGAAGATCGAAGGGGCGGAGGTGAAGCTCGCGATGCTCGCCGTCCTCGTCCTGACGTTCTGCATCCTGGTCGGGACGGCGGCCGCCGTCACGACGAAGACCGGCCTCTCCAGCCTCGCGAACGCCGGCCCCCACGGCCTCTCAGAGGCCCTCTACGCCTTCACGAGCGCGGCCGGCAACAACGGCAGCGCCTTCGCGGGGCTCAACGCGAACACGGACTTCTTCAACGCCCTCCTCGGCGTTTCGATGTTCTTCGGGCGGTTCCTGATGATCGTCCCGATCCTCGGGATGGCCGGGTCGCTCGCGGCGAAGAAGAGACAGGCGGAGTCCGCCGGGACCTTTCCCGTCGACGGCCCTCTCTTCACCCTCCTCCTCGCCGGCGTGATCCTCGTCGTCGGGGCCCTCACCTTCTTTCCCGTCCTCTCCCTCGGTCCGGTCGTCGAACACCTCCTGATGGCCGCGGGCCGGACGTTCTGA